The Solanum lycopersicum chromosome 2, SLM_r2.1 DNA window GTGGACATGGTAGCTTTTCCGGTATCCTTGAATCTCTTGTTGTCGGAGTTTTTGAaccctcttcttcttctgcttcttcttctcctcctctGTTTGGCTTTGTGGATATAGATTTCAGTTTATTAGGCCTAAATGCTATTCCAGCAATTACCCacattttgttttcttctttgcttCCATCCACTAATTGA harbors:
- the LOC101259901 gene encoding cyclin-dependent protein kinase inhibitor SMR6, translated to MGFSKKHQLVDGSKEENKMWVIAGIAFRPNKLKSISTKPNRGGEEEAEEEEGSKTPTTRDSRIPEKLPCPPAPAKRRPVSTCHYNGAREFFNPPDLESVFIIRHV